Genomic DNA from Indicator indicator isolate 239-I01 chromosome 39, UM_Iind_1.1, whole genome shotgun sequence:
TACAAGCACCAAGAGGAGGACTCCTGTGGAGGTGTTTCTGGCACTCCCTGGCTGTCAGTGGCTCAGCTGTTCCTGGAAAGCCAGTTCAGACACATTCTTGGCTGGGTCCTGCCATATTTATTGCTTCATCAATGCATCTCTGGAATCAATGAGATGATTCAGAGAAGCACTGCACAAGGTCTGTGAGAACAGAACTGGCATCACAGTTTCCAGACCCCTCTGcagaaaacctgcctggatttgATGGGCAGAGAAGTGAGAATTCAGGGGGTTCAGACCACTGGCAggatctctgcagcagcagctgaggggtgCACAGCTTGAGGGACTCCAAGCAGCTCTTCCTGggctcagctggggctgggtgccCTTGCCCACACACAGCAGACCCTCTGTGACTCGTGCAGGGCATCAGCTGCCAGGTGGGGTGTAGCACCCCCAGCATGCACCGGCCTGTGGCAGACACAGCTTTGGTTTGGAAGCTCACCCCTGGCTGATCTCATCTGCACTCAGATTCCACCAAAGGGCACAGGAATACAGCCCAGTGGCAGTGTTGtgggcaggagagctgctcctgctgctctgccctgatgcCCTCGTGGTGCACCAGCAATGGGCCATGAGGAAGTAACTGTGCACAGTTCCTGACCCAAGGCCCTTCCAgtcacagcttctctgcagcctccaaggagggagcccagcccagcacagtgctctccccagggctggatcagacctggagctgagcagcccaAGCTCAGATGTCTGAGAAAGGTCAGGacaggcacagctgcaggtgGCAGCTGGGGCTTCTCAGGTCACCTCTGGGAGGCTCTTGCCCTTCCCCTGGTCAGCGCAGGGaccaccagcagctctcacagctcctctgagctccctgcagtgcttgtgtccctcctgctgccaccttgGCATGGGGATGTTGGAGGTTCCTGGCTGGGATTCCTCCTGCCCCTGTGCTTTTCCCCTGGCAAAGCCTGGGCCCTGCCATGTTGCTGTAGAGGCACCAAATCACAGCTGGCTGCCAAAATCCCTCTAATGAGTGATTAAAGCAGGAGTGTTTGGCAGCAgtggtgttgctgctgctgcagagcaggcgGGAGGTGTGGAAACCATATGCTCCTTCTCTCCTGCCTGGAGCATTAATAATCAGCTCTGTCCTCAAGAAACCTGCTGCggagggagctgcaggtggtggctcaggcaggcaggcagcggCAGCTCAAGGCAGGTCTCAGGACTGGCTGAGTCCAGAGGCACTGTTTGGCTTCCAGGTTGTGCTGAGTTCATAAGGCAGAAAAGGCCACTTTGGAAGGGGACACAGAGGTGTGGCCTTGCAGCTCCTCTGAGGGAACCTTCCCATGGCAGCTGGaaaccagggcagagctgagaagGGCACTGACAATGAGCAGAGTGGCTTTGTCCTGGGGGCTTCATCCACTGGGtctgcagagagctctgccTGGAGCCAGAAGTCATCGCTGGTGTCCTCCTgaagcaggacagcagcagatgTTTACACACCAGTGTGCTCCCATGGGATCCCTGCTATCCTATGGAATCCCTGCTATTCCATGGGATccctgctgtcccatggagctACCactctgagcctgcagtgcagaaCCCCAGGCTGCTgcggcagaggcaggagctggtggagcactCAGCTGTGATTCAGAGGAGCCTGCTGCAGTCCTTTGTGGTTGTGTTCAGTGGGAGGTCATGGAAGGAACCTGGGAGAGCTTTGAATATGTTCTTTGAAGTCTTAATGAACTCTTCATGATTTAAATTGCTGCCTCGTGGTACCAGGGATAGTACAGCAGCACACCAGCAGTGTGTGTTGTGAtgccacagcagctgaacaggaagcAAAGGATGAAAGGAAAGGGAGGCTGTGGCAGCTACTGACCCTACAGCTGGCCCAGGgacactgatccctgagggacactgaCCACTAGAGGACACTGATTCCTGGGGACACTGATTCCTGGgcacactgatccctggggcacacTGATCACTGCTGGTTTTGCTCACACCAAGGCTGAGGCTCTGGACCTGCACGGGGGCTCTGTCCTGGTTCTGTCACTGTcgttctcctctccctgtgccACCCCTGCTCTCAGTGAGGAGACCCCATGAGTCCTGCCCTTCTGTGCCACTGGACTGAAGGTGAGGAGCTGAAGATGGGGAGCAAGCACATTCCTTGGAGCTGCACATCTCAGCCACCCCCACACAGCCTTTGCCATCCACACCTGGGGAGGATGAGCAGGGAGTGGGTGGCTGCTGGCTCCGTGCCCTGGCCCCGGGTGCTCACACGACAAGATGCTGCCAGGAGACTGAACCCCTCCTGTCCTCTGGCCACAGCAAGcacagagcttccagccctccacGTCTCCAAGTGGTACAGACCTGTCTCCACCCACCAGTGGCAAAGGGGAGCTGTGCTTCTCCCcgcagccagctgctgccactctgAGGTCACATCCCCCTCCTGTACTGCTTCCAGACGGAGGGAAGGAGTGGGagaaggagcaggggaaggagtGGGGCCCTTTAAAGCCTTTGCTGCTAATTTCCCaactccttctcccctcctttgGCAAATGATCTAAGGAAGAACTTGGCTGTTGGGAAGGGGCTGTTGGGGCCTGTCCATGAAGAAAGTCAAACCCTTCCTCCTGTGCACACATGAGAAATGCCTTCTCCTCCACACCCTGCACCGCTGGGTGGTGGCATTCAGGGCTGTGGTTGCTGCCTGTGATGCAGGGCAGCAATGAGCAAAGGCAGCACAGCTTGACCATGCCTGGGGCACTGACTTGGAGCTATTCTGCTGTTCAGAGGCAGCCAGGATCTCTCCCGACACTCTGCTTACGTGGGGGCTGCATGCTTCAAACTCACACTAGAGTTGTCCTCCCTGGACACAGCTGCTTGGGATGCTCAGTACAGCAAACACCATCAGGGCAGCTTTGAGCTCTGGTTCTTGGTGCATAGAGCCCAGGAGCTTCTCTCCCTACATCCTTCATCTGCTTTATGCTattccacatttttttcctggagcATCTTGTAGTTTTTAGGTTATGGCAGCAGCTAGCTACGTCCTGAATGTTTTGCTAGGGTCCCCTTCCCCAAgaagaacccaaaccatccagcTCTTACTGCCTATTCACATTGCCCCTCTCTTGGGTGGTCTCTGAAGCAAAGAACTGAGCAAGCCCTGAAGCAAGAActccttttctttgcttcttcctcACTGAACATTTCCCTCTTGGGGGGGGTGAAGGAGCAGACTCTAATTTCCAGGATCAATGACCGAgttcctcctgacactcacagGACTGTGGAGGAACATTCAGGGCTTCACCAGACggctgctggcccagcagctctgctctgtgtacCCCTGAGGACAGccaagtgtgctggtttgaggccagacagatcctctcttgccctgagaggtccaaaagaatgagactcacacaaacggattggagagtgatggaaagtttaaatggaaaagcaattggtgaagctacagagaagtacaaactacaaagcatagtggaaaagaacatcctaaagcatacagaacccctcacagaattcccaaaggcttcccaatcctcccttcctcccacctgagggtctacccaaaacccccagggctcgttcttcccccctcctcccactgctaggcaagtctcagactggccaggtctgagactgccccccctccattctcctcctggcattaggcctagacaggcctaagtggccttgGGGATACttccccggcattacccgataagagaggacatctcccatgggagcagaaagggaagaaagaggaagagaatggctttgcagatggacttatagggcacaggatttatgggtagaaatacgccgtttcctgtgtccacccctattgggtgggcacccaggacaccagaggtgtaatttatgtggcagtaggagggggcacccagcctaaactgccacacaaagGAACCACAGCTGGGACAAAAAGGGGACAGTaaagtgctgctgccttctctgtgcAGCGCTGCCCGAGCCGCTCTGCTCCGGAGCTAGCagttgaaagcagcagcaaaacgtAGCCCTGAGCGAGGAGCCTCCTCCTGTGAATCACAGCGGGGTGTTTGCTTGGAAACGGAAGAGGCACAGAGCCTCCTTTGTCAGATAAAAGCTTTCTGGTGGGACAGGACAAAAAACATCGACAGAACAAAGGCAAAAATGACGATTCTGGAAGTTGGCTCAGATGTTGGGGGTGATGAAAATCATCGGGAATgcagcgggggggggggggggggggggggggaagtgcgGGCAACGCCTCCCGGGAGGGCTAtaaagggctgcagggcagcgGGGAGCCAGCACTCGCTGCCTGTGCTGCCGAGTTCGGTGTCTCGCCCAGCTCCAGCCGCCAGCAGCCTTCATCATGAGCACCACGGTCAGGCAAtactcctcctccacctctctcaAGGGCTTCGGCGGCCTGGGGGGAGGCTCCAGCAGGCATTCGTCCTCCGTGCGAATCGGGGGTGCAGGCTACAGAGCCCCCAGCGTGCACGGAGCCTCTGGCAGCTACTCCGTCTCGTCGCGCATGGTGTCTGGGCTGGGTAGCAGCTATGGGGGCAGCTACTGCGGCAGCGTCGGAGGCGGCCTCGGCGCCGGCTTTGGGGGCAGCTATGGGGCCGGCTTTGGGGGAGGCTTTGGCGGCGGCTTTGGAAGTGGCTTTGGGGGCGGCGACGGCATCCTGccggctggagaaaaggagaccaTGCAGAACCTGAACGACCGCCTGGCCAACTACCTGGACAAGGTGCGTGCCCTGGAGGAGGCCAACACGGACCTGGAGGTGAAGATCAGGGAGTGGTACAAGAAGCAAGGACCTGGTCCAGACCGAGACTACAGCCCCTACTACAAGACCATTGAGGAGCTCAGGAACAAGGTAGGATGCCGTGGCCACCAAGACACCTCCAGTAAAGTCACTCTTCAACAGATGGCTCTTGCTGAATGCTGAGGCAGGTCTGAGATGGGTGAGCAGAGAGAGCACCTCCCTGGCTTAGAGACTGCAGTTCCCTGCTCGTGTTCTCCACAGGGCACAAAGATAGGTTTCTGCTGATTGTTTCAGTGCAGGGAGGAGGATGGGGCAGGGAAGCATGAGCCAGGGTTTGGTCAGACTTCAGGTGCCCTGATGCCACTCATCAATTCCTGCCTCTCCTTCATGCTGCTCCTTATGCCCCAAGTCTGTGCTCCCATCGTGGGCTCCTGGTTAATCACTCGGCAGGCAGGGACACAACCCTGGCACTGCTCACCTCTGGATGATATGCAAATGAGATGCTAAGCCATTATCCTAAACATCCACAAATCcaatcttttccagcctgacaGGAGGCTCGAGGGAGAGGTGAAACCACAAGGGACCTGAGTATGGGATGGTTGTTCTTTGGGAGgtgcagacacagacacagggagATCCAGGAGTCAGAGCATCCTGGACTGTAGCTGGTGGCCTCAGAGATGCTGAAGCTGAGAGCTTGCCCTGCTCTAAAATGCAGTGGATGAAGTCATGGTCCAGGTTGTTTCTTCATTCttagcagctccctggctgatTTTAATCAAAGGTCCTTGAACAAAAGCATCAGAATctgtccttcccttcccaccctgccaTCCTGTCCTCCCTCTGCCCACATGACTCATCCTGAGCTGAGTGTGGGTCACCcactgcctgcaggagctgacagCATCCTTAGTAAGCTGAGGTTGCTCAGGTGGGGCTAGGGGCTGGGTGTGTGGGTGGCTGAGTGATGACAGCCCCTGCAAGTctggaaatgcagcagcagtgactgaGGGCTCCAGGGGCAGGCCCTGGGGGAAATCACACCCCTAGAATTGCTCAGCTCTGTAACCCTTCTCCTGTGCCTCACCTTGGGCTGGAGAGTTCCTGCCCTGATGCACAGAGCTTCTCCTCACATTCCAGCTTGCCAAGGGTGCCCTGGTCTGGAGCAGAGACACATACTGAGGTTGCCTTCAGGCTGGAGCAGTACAGTGCTGGGTCTCACAGAAACCCTCTGCAgacctttctctcccctcctgcaCCACAGCTGGGAAATGTCCACATCGAAATCCCTGGATTACTGCTTGGATCCAGCATCCAAACTCAGCATCCCAGTGCAGAGAGAGCTTTTCATTAGCTTGTGGCTACAGAAATTGCTGCTCATTAACCGGCCAACTGCTTTCCAAATCCCAGAGCAAATATTTGCACCTCAGGTGTAATTACGAAAGGAAAATGACTCAGGCATCAGGCACCTCCTTTCTCcaccctttctttcttcccaacggggccaggcacagcccagagTCGTGCCAGGGCTTGGATCATGCTGTGAGCATCAGAAGgtgccacaggcaggggcagagctgtgaCATGGGCACATGATGGTGTCCTCACAAGACCAAACCTGTGCCAGCAAGGACTGAGCACCAGTGCCTGgctctccctctgcagagtccATGTGGAAGCTCAGCCCTTCtgcagggcagccaggcagcaggaagcCTTCTTTGGAACAACTTTTTTCACTCTTCccgttttttttttatccccctccctgcccagatTCTTTCTGCAACTGTTGAAAATGCCAACATTGTCCTGCAGATCGACAatgccaggctggcagctgatGACTTCAGAACCAAGTAAGTCCAGGCCTTTGAGGGCTcttggaagaagggagggagcagcccAGCCAAAGCTCTTCTTTGCTCCTTGCAGCTGAAGTTGCTCCCCCAGGGCACTGCTCACTGGAAGGGTGATGTCTGGGAGGTGAACATCTCCCCCTGGAGGGCTCTGCACCCACACTCCAGAATGGATAAATCTGGCAGCAATGGGACAGGGTGGGGGAGGAAGCCAGACAAAGCCTCCATCAGCTGGGCTCCATGGTGCCACTGAGTCTGTGTGCCCAGGTTTGAGACGGAGCAGGCTCTGCGCATGAGCGTGGAGGCTGACATCAACGGCCTGAGGAGGGTCCTGGACGAGCTGACCCTGGCCAGAACTGACCTGGAGATGCAGATTGAGAACCTGAAGGAGGAGTTGGCCTACCTCAAGAAGAACCATGAGGAGGTGAGCACAGAGACAGGCTCAGGCTGGGACCTAGGAAATGTGCCTTGGGCACAATGGGAAGTGGCCAGGCCAAAGGTGCAGGAGAGtctctgcagctggggctgccagGGGACACTCAGGTGGGTAACAGGGAGAGAATCAAACCCTTCAGACAGGGCCTGCAGgaggaggtcagagaggttTGAATGCTGAGTGCAGATAAGAAGTTTGTCCTCCTGGGAGCACAGATTTCACTCTGGTGCCTTGTGTCTCCCTTGTGGCAGGAGATGAACATCCTGCGTGGGCAGGTGGGAGGAGAGATCAGTGTGGAGATGGACGCAGCTCCTGGGGTGGACCTGACCAAGATCCTGGCGGAGATGCGGGAGCAGTACGAGAGCCTGGCCGAGAAGAACCGCAGGGACGCCGAGCAGTGGTTCTTCAGCAAGGTGAGCTGCGGGGAGGGGGCAGCGCCGCGGGGCTGCAGGGCCCGGGGCCGTGCCCCTTGCCCGCTGCTGCAGCCGCCGGGCTTGGGCTCGTTGCAGACGGAGGAGCTGAACCGGGAGGTGGCCATCAACACCGAGCAGCTGCAGAGCGGCAAGACGGAGATCACGGAGCTGCGCCGCACCATCCAGAGCCTGGAGATCGACCTGCAGTCGCAGCTCAGCACGGTACGGCGGGCTGCGGGACACAGGGCCCCCTGTGAGCAGGGGCCGGGGGACGTGCGCCTGCCGCCCTGACCCCCAGCCTCTGTGTGCCGGCAGAAAGCGGCGCTGGAGGGCACCTTGGGCGACACCGAAGCTCGCTACGGCGcgcagctggcacagctgcagggacTGATCAGCGgtgtggaggagcagctggcagagctgcgcTGCGACATGGAGCGGCAGAACCAGGAGTACCGAATGCTGCTGGACGTCAA
This window encodes:
- the LOC128978800 gene encoding keratin, type I cytoskeletal 14-like isoform X4, with protein sequence MSTTVRQYSSSTSLKGFGGLGGGSSRHSSSVRIGGAGYRAPSVHGASGSYSVSSRMVSGLGSSYGGSYCGSVGGGLGAGFGGSYGAGFGGGFGGGFGSGFGGGDGILPAGEKETMQNLNDRLANYLDKVRALEEANTDLEVKIREWYKKQGPGPDRDYSPYYKTIEELRNKILSATVENANIVLQIDNARLAADDFRTKFETEQALRMSVEADINGLRRVLDELTLARTDLEMQIENLKEELAYLKKNHEEEMNILRGQVGGEISVEMDAAPGVDLTKILAEMREQYESLAEKNRRDAEQWFFSKTEELNREVAINTEQLQSGKTEITELRRTIQSLEIDLQSQLSTKAALEGTLGDTEARYGAQLAQLQGLISGVEEQLAELRCDMERQNQEYRMLLDVKCRLEQEISTYRRLLEGEDANCPPLFPAVVTSSRQVRTIVEEVQDGKVVSSREQVALNTR
- the LOC128978800 gene encoding keratin, type I cytoskeletal 14-like isoform X6 yields the protein MSTTVRQYSSSTSLKGFGGLGGGSSRHCMVSGLGSSYGGSYCGSVGGGLGAGFGGSYGAGFGGGFGGGFGSGFGGGDGILPAGEKETMQNLNDRLANYLDKVRALEEANTDLEVKIREWYKKQGPGPDRDYSPYYKTIEELRNKILSATVENANIVLQIDNARLAADDFRTKFETEQALRMSVEADINGLRRVLDELTLARTDLEMQIENLKEELAYLKKNHEEEMNILRGQVGGEISVEMDAAPGVDLTKILAEMREQYESLAEKNRRDAEQWFFSKTEELNREVAINTEQLQSGKTEITELRRTIQSLEIDLQSQLSTKAALEGTLGDTEARYGAQLAQLQGLISGVEEQLAELRCDMERQNQEYRMLLDVKCRLEQEISTYRRLLEGEDAQCVQGWPGGPVVTSSRQVRTIVEEVQDGKVVSSREQVALNTR
- the LOC128978800 gene encoding keratin, type I cytoskeletal 14-like isoform X7; protein product: MSTTVRQYSSSTSLKGFGGLGGGSSRHSSSVRIGGAGGLGAGFGGSYGAGFGGGFGGGFGSGFGGGDGILPAGEKETMQNLNDRLANYLDKVRALEEANTDLEVKIREWYKKQGPGPDRDYSPYYKTIEELRNKILSATVENANIVLQIDNARLAADDFRTKFETEQALRMSVEADINGLRRVLDELTLARTDLEMQIENLKEELAYLKKNHEEEMNILRGQVGGEISVEMDAAPGVDLTKILAEMREQYESLAEKNRRDAEQWFFSKTEELNREVAINTEQLQSGKTEITELRRTIQSLEIDLQSQLSTKAALEGTLGDTEARYGAQLAQLQGLISGVEEQLAELRCDMERQNQEYRMLLDVKCRLEQEISTYRRLLEGEDAQCVQGWPGGPVVTSSRQVRTIVEEVQDGKVVSSREQVALNTR
- the LOC128978800 gene encoding keratin, type I cytoskeletal 14-like isoform X2; the encoded protein is MSTTVRQYSSSTSLKGFGGLGGGSSRHSSSVRIGGAGYRAPSVHGASGSYSVSSRMVSGLGSSYGGSYCGSVGGGLGAGFGGSYGAGFGGGFGGGFGSGFGGGDGILPAGEKETMQNLNDRLANYLDKVRALEEANTDLEVKIREWYKKQGPGPDRDYSPYYKTIEELRNKILSATVENANIVLQIDNARLAADDFRTKFETEQALRMSVEADINGLRRVLDELTLARTDLEMQIENLKEELAYLKKNHEEEMNILRGQVGGEISVEMDAAPGVDLTKILAEMREQYESLAEKNRRDAEQWFFSKTEELNREVAINTEQLQSGKTEITELRRTIQSLEIDLQSQLSTKAALEGTLGDTEARYGAQLAQLQGLISGVEEQLAELRCDMERQNQEYRMLLDVKCRLEQEISTYRRLLEGEDAHISSQYSAASSHLGRDVVTSSRQVRTIVEEVQDGKVVSSREQVALNTR
- the LOC128978800 gene encoding keratin, type I cytoskeletal 14-like isoform X5, with protein sequence MSTTVRQYSSSTSLKGFGGLGGGSSRHSSSVRIGGAGYRAPSVHGASGSYSVSSRMVSGLGSSYGGSYCGSVGGGLGAGFGGSYGAGFGGGFGGGFGSGFGGGDGILPAGEKETMQNLNDRLANYLDKVRALEEANTDLEVKIREWYKKQGPGPDRDYSPYYKTIEELRNKILSATVENANIVLQIDNARLAADDFRTKFETEQALRMSVEADINGLRRVLDELTLARTDLEMQIENLKEELAYLKKNHEEEMNILRGQVGGEISVEMDAAPGVDLTKILAEMREQYESLAEKNRRDAEQWFFSKTEELNREVAINTEQLQSGKTEITELRRTIQSLEIDLQSQLSTKAALEGTLGDTEARYGAQLAQLQGLISGVEEQLAELRCDMERQNQEYRMLLDVKCRLEQEISTYRRLLEGEDAHPSESMVTSSRQVRTIVEEVQDGKVVSSREQVALNTR
- the LOC128978800 gene encoding keratin, type I cytoskeletal 14-like isoform X3; the encoded protein is MSTTVRQYSSSTSLKGFGGLGGGSSRHSSSVRIGGAGYRAPSVHGASGSYSVSSRMVSGLGSSYGGSYCGSVGGGLGAGFGGSYGAGFGGGFGGGFGSGFGGGDGILPAGEKETMQNLNDRLANYLDKVRALEEANTDLEVKIREWYKKQGPGPDRDYSPYYKTIEELRNKILSATVENANIVLQIDNARLAADDFRTKFETEQALRMSVEADINGLRRVLDELTLARTDLEMQIENLKEELAYLKKNHEEEMNILRGQVGGEISVEMDAAPGVDLTKILAEMREQYESLAEKNRRDAEQWFFSKTEELNREVAINTEQLQSGKTEITELRRTIQSLEIDLQSQLSTKAALEGTLGDTEARYGAQLAQLQGLISGVEEQLAELRCDMERQNQEYRMLLDVKCRLEQEISTYRRLLEGEDAQCVQGWPGGPVVTSSRQVRTIVEEVQDGKVVSSREQVALNTR
- the LOC128978800 gene encoding keratin, type I cytoskeletal 14-like isoform X1; translation: MSTTVRQYSSSTSLKGFGGLGGGSSRHSSSVRIGGAGYRAPSVHGASGSYSVSSRMVSGLGSSYGGSYCGSVGGGLGAGFGGSYGAGFGGGFGGGFGSGFGGGDGILPAGEKETMQNLNDRLANYLDKVRALEEANTDLEVKIREWYKKQGPGPDRDYSPYYKTIEELRNKILSATVENANIVLQIDNARLAADDFRTKFETEQALRMSVEADINGLRRVLDELTLARTDLEMQIENLKEELAYLKKNHEEEMNILRGQVGGEISVEMDAAPGVDLTKILAEMREQYESLAEKNRRDAEQWFFSKTEELNREVAINTEQLQSGKTEITELRRTIQSLEIDLQSQLSTKAALEGTLGDTEARYGAQLAQLQGLISGVEEQLAELRCDMERQNQEYRMLLDVKCRLEQEISTYRRLLEGEDAQCVQGWPGGPGRGWVTDTECCQGTRSNHMVTSSRQVRTIVEEVQDGKVVSSREQVALNTR